AACCTGGAAAACGAAACACCCAACCTTCCTTCCCTTGCCTGATCCCTCAGCCTGGATTTATTTCCCAGGGCTGCTGATCGTTGAAAAACAATTGGTTTTACTCATCTGAGGGCATTTGCATTGTGAAGTTTCTTGACATGCCAAGGAGCAGAGGGCTGAGAGAGGAGAGGGTGGGTGGAGAGATGCTCTGCCAGCCAGGCAGGCGGGATTGCTCTGGCAGTGGCCCTGCCTGGCTTTCACTGTACCTCCCCAGGGACAGAGCCTTCCTCTCACTCCAGGCTTCTCCCCTGCcacagcagagggagggagaaggagagagcagAAGGATCCCTGCACTGACAGCATCCAACACCCGGCTCACACCTGCAGCAGGCAAACCATGAAGACGAGCTTCTTTGCTCCTACAGCCACTTCACCTTTGATTTGAAACCTTTACCCACCTCCAGCAGGGATGATGGAGGAGCAGTACATTTCCAAACTCCACCCGGTAGTGGATTATGGAGCTGGGGTCTTTCTTCTGATCATAGGTGAGTTCACAGCCTGCTCATTTGCTTGGAGCCTGGGAACAGGCACACAGGGactccctggctgtgctgtggtcAGACAGGGGAAGCTGGAGGGAAATGACAGACAATCTATTTCCCCACAGGTTCCTCTGCTTAGTGCCCTTCTGGATGCCAGGATTAATCTCCACTCTCAgattcatgttttgttttgatgcTGAAGAATTGCCAGCATGAATTTgcctctgtggcatcacaagTATTCAAAATAAGTTGTTTATCTCTTACTCTGGCATCTCAGCCATGTGAGCTGAGTCGAGGCAGCTCATTTCATGGGACTGATCACGGGAAACCAACTGTGGTCTTACCCTTTGTGGGGGGGAGGTGTCATTCTGCTGTGTCTTGGTAGGATGAACTGCTATAGAACAGCAAAGTGTTTCCGAATAGCAGTTCCGGTTTTTTTTAGCAGCCTGTTTGCCCTACTGCAAGCAGagttaaaatgaaatacaaGTGGAGATATCTACTAGCCTGCTCCAACGTGGCTTGTCACCTTGTTGCATGTACACCAGGATCTGTTTTCTACTGTTGTGGATTTGGGGAGGAGTGGAATTGATTTAGGAGTGGAATTTTCATCTGGATTTTGCCAAGatgaaaaattccttccttcaGCTCACTTGAAAACCTTGGTTGAGATAGGGAAGATAAGACTATGTGTCCTTTATTACTGAGGCTttgggcagcagtgctgggcttcAGCATTTCACATctccccctgctctgcacaATTCTCCCTGCACTCAactgtcctgtgctgtccccTCAGCTGTGCTGACAGAATACAACTCAGGGTGAGGAAAATCCATGCCCACAAAACATCCAAGGGTTTTTCTGTGGATCAAGTCAGGATGCCAGCTCCCTTCTCtcagaaatgtaaatatatagaTGCAGTTAAGGCAATGAATGGGAAGGGCAGCAACAAAGGGCTAGAGGCTGGAGCTCCCCTTGCTGATGGGCCACCATGCTATAGTCTCACACTTCTTCTAAAGGGCTTTTAGGCACTGAAACTTCAggcacagctcccagcactggatCAAGAGCCCTGTGTGGCAGCCAGGCTCACTGTGTTGCATAGGGGCTCTCAGAAATGAAGGACTGAGTTTAACTAGAAACCATGCTGTATTTATCCATAGCTTTGCCACCTCACTGGGGCTGCCAATTTATCCCCAGGAATTATGTTTTTATTAGGAAACAAAAAGGCCAGGGCGTGGGCTGCAGCACTCATCACCAGTTATTGGATTACTAGCCACTCTTGTCCAGTTTTGTCCCATGCCAGCCAGCAGTCCCACGGAGAGTGGGACGGAGAGGAAGAGCTGCAGATGAAGCAAAAGGGAGGGTGAGTTTGGATGTCTCTCTCTGAGAGTGAGACTAAGGGCAACTTCTTACATCATGTTTAGTGGTTAGGGCTCTCTCAAAAGCAAATCAATGGGGTTCATGTTCCTCCTGAAGCCAGAGGATGGtcagttttgggctcctcacTACAGGAgagacattgaggtgctgcagcAAGCCCAGAGAAGGGTAATGGAGGTGAGGAAGAGCCcggagcacaagtctgatgaggagcagctgagggagctgggggggctcagtctggagaaaaggaggctccggagggaccttattgctctctacaactccctgacagggggttgtagccaggtgggggaaGGTCTCTTCTCCTAAAGTAACAAGTGACGAGATGACAAGAAACAGTCTCAAGTTGTGCCGGGGGAGGTTTActttggatattaggaaagatttactcaccaaaagggttgtcaagcactggaagagtaagcccagggcagtggtggagtcaccatccctggagagattcaaaagacatgtagatgtggcacttggggacaagGATTAGTGGTGGGcttgacagtgctgggttaacggttggactcgatgatcttggaggtcttttcaaacccaaaggattctgtgattccatgattctgtgtcCCAGCTTGTGGCTGTCATTTTTCAGGAGAGTGCTCTTCCCACCACGCTGCAGGTTGCTCTCTGTCAGCAGGCGCTGAGCCACCGTGGGCATCCTCCTGTGTGTACAGAAATACAGCTCCTGAGAGCTCAGGGAACTCTTCCAGTGTATCCAGAGGTGCCAAGTGAATATGTGTTGTCAGAAAGGGAATGAATGAGGAACGTGAGGTCTCAGATTTGCGTCTCACTTTTGTTTAAGCCTTGCCCTCGACATCTCTGCGATTTTTGTACTAATGccaatacatttattttattttgttccatGTGCCTCTCTCAATTCCTCAGTGGGCACTTTGTTAAGTGGTATCTGTGAGCAAACGCAGCCTTCCTGCATCCACATCCACAGGGGAACATGACAGAAGCTTTTTCTGTCTCCCTCTCTCACATCTGAGTTTAGAGGACAACTCCTCAGGAAAACCTTTGAACAAAATGTCTCTCCAGCACCATgttcactttgaaaaaaaagagaaaatgagttGTTTGGTACATGTACTTCTGACACAGCTTTCATGAACAAGCCCCGTGGCACACCTGAATACTGTATGTCTGACAGGTCCTTTTGCGAGGCAAACTCTGGGTCTGTTGCACCTCCCTGGCGAAACAATTCCCGTGGTCCCACTGCACTCAGAGACCACCAGAACAGTGGAGCTGTCTGAACTGCTGCACATGATGATTCTAAGGGAGCAGTGAGGACCCTGAGCTGCCCAGGCAGCACATGCACAGCATCGGGGCAGCTCAGAGCCCAGAAGGTTTCAGTGGAAGATGCGTTGCAAAGAGGGAAGGCTTTGGGAAGTGGAGGGCAAATAGATGAGAAAGGACAGGCAGTTTAGCTGGAGCTCttcagcaggaaggagaagtAAGTGAGGATATTCTttctcagcacaagaaagacgTGGAACTGCTGTAGTGAGCACAGAGGAGGCCATGATgatgctccgagggctggagcccctctgctgtggagacaggctgggagagctgggggtgttcagcctggagaacagaaggctctgagacctcattgcagccttccagtattCAAAGGGGAtttatgaaaaagagggagagtgactttttacacCAGCAGACAGCGATAGGACAAGGGGAgcattccaaccccttgccatgggcagggacagcttccactagatcaggttggtccaagccctgtccaacctggccttgaacacttccagggatggggcagctacaACTTCTCTAGGCAATGTGTGTCAGAGTCTCAgcactctcacagggaagaactcCTTCCTAAtagccaacctaaacctgctctcttttggtttaaagccattgccccttgtcctatcactacgtatccttgtaaaaagtccctcctgcagcccctttcAGATACGTCACATCCTTTCCAGGGACTTCACAGGTGTGTTAACTCTGTTCTTATCTGTGCTGATTCTTCTCTTCCAGCCATCCTGACAATCCTTGGAAATTCAGCTGTCCTTGCTACAGCTGCAAAACGCTCTTCCCTCCTGAAGTCACCGGAGTTGCTCACAGTGAACCTGGCAGTGGCAGACATTGGGATGGCCATCAGTATGTACCCGCTGGCCATCGCCTCCGCCTGGAACCACGCCTGGCTGGGAGGAGATGCCTCCTGCATTTACTATGCCCTTATGGGCTTCCTGTTTGGAGTCTGCAGCATGATGACCTTGTGTGCCATGGCTGTGATCCGGTTCCTCATCACCAACTCATCCAAATCCAACAGTGAGTCATCACCTGTCCGGTAAACTCATCGTGGTGTGTTTGGGCAGGACTGTTGTGGAATATGGCATGGAGTATCAGGGCAGTAACAGTAGAATAAGCCTCAGCTTTTAGTCCAATATCAAATCCCGATGTTCCCAGAACGATCTGATTAAATTCTTTACTAACCAGTGAGGTTTTTCACTTCTCAGTTTTACCAAATGAAACTACCTGAGAGCGGAGAGCCCAAATGTTTTGCTGGACCAGACTGTCTTCTCCTCCTATTTGTATCCAAGCAGACATACTGGATTTTGAGAAAGGAGTATTCTCCTGGCATTCCAGGGCTGGGACTACAGTAAATTTGTGGTCAACTTGATCATTTAAAGCTCCCTGACTTACTAAGCTTTAGATGAGCACTGAGAGCTGTGCTCAGGTCTCATCCAATCTATGGACACTTTCTCAAGAAGACCAAAGGTTTGGGAACTACAGCAGCAGCCCAGGTGTATCTGTAGCTACCATCCTTCTGTTTGAGGAGCAGTTATGGCAAAAACCATGTGTCTGAGGTGAGATCCATATTtacttcctcttcctctttcttgcaGGTAACAAAATCACCAAGAACACCATCTTCATCTTGATTGCTTTCATCTGGCTCTACTCCTTGCTCTGGGCCATCCTGCCCTTGGTAGGCTGGGGCTACTATGGCCCTGAGCCCTTTGGCATCTCTTGTACAATAGCCTGGAGCAAGTTCCACAACTCCTCCAATGGCTTTTCATTCATCCTGAGCATGTTCCTCCTGTGCACAGTCCTGCCTGCGCTGACCATCGTTGCCTGTTACTTGGGAATTGCCTGGAAGGTTCATAAGGCCTACCAAGAAATCCAAAATATTGACAGGATCCCTAATGCAGCCAAACTGGAGAAGAAGCTGACACTGGTGAGTTATCCCCTGATGGGTCTGGAAGAGTCTGCAGTAATCAGGAGCTTGCAGAGAGCTGGCTCTGCTATGCACAACTCATAGAATCATGGCATTATAggatagtttgggttggaaagggcctttaaaggtcatctagtccaaccctcaTGATGACCTTCCCCATCACAATGACACTTCATTACTTTTGTCTGGTATTGACCAAAGTTGGAGATGTGGTTCCAGTCTCATCCATACTCAGAggagcacagagctcctgaaAACCTCGTCATTTCAGCAGTTTGGTCAGAATAACCTATCACAGGTACAGAACAGCTTGTTAAATCTTTAGGCAGTTGCACCAAGATTTTCATGGATATATAGATTTCCAGTCATGCTGGAATAGCTGTTGAAACCTTCCTGTTCTGTCATCTCAGATATTTTCACTTGACAGAGTGGCTATGCTGAGAGAGAGCTCCACAGAAATTCTGTATGGAAACAGGATTTTTTAATACaacattttttcaaatatgCACTTCAGTTGTGCGTTTCTTGTGGAAAAGCAGAATTGATCCAAGATTTCTAGAGGCCAGTCATAGAATCCCTGAAtttttaaggttggaaaagatctctaagatcaagtccaaccattaacccagcacttcCAAGTCCACTACTAAACCATGACCCTAAGCACCACttctacatgttttttgaatgcttccagggatggtgacgccaccactgccctgggcagcctgttccaatgcttcacAACCCTTTTAGCGAAGACTTCTTTcacaatatcccatctaaacctccactggcacaacttgagggcatttcctcttgtcttatAATTTCTTATCTGAGAGAAGAGACCCCCACCTgtctttcaggcagttgtagagagtgacaaggtcacccctgagcctcctttcctccaggctgaacccccccagctgcttctcatcagaattgtgctccagacccttccccagctccgttgcccttctctggactccctccagcacctcaatgccTTTCTTGTAGtaaggggcccaaaactgaccccaagaTTTGAGGTGggacctcaccagtgcccagcacagggggaaagTCTATTGGTGGAGCTGTTTTGGGGCTGCATCTCCCAGGACAGGTCAGGGAAGGAGATGAAAACAACAGCTGCCTCATAAGAAATGCACGGTGTAGATCTGCTGGGTGGGACTAGAAGCCTCTATGCCCTGTCCAGTGTTACCTGTGCTCATGGCACAGCACAACAAGCACAGCTCCAGGTATTTCAGGTTCAAGCGTGCTGGAGTATGAGGCCCTGTTGGTACAGGCTGTGAACTGAAGGCCTGTGTTCCCTTCCAGATGGCCGTGCTCATCTCTGTGGGGTTCCTGAGCTCCTGGACCCCGTATGCGGCCGCCAGCTTCTGGTCCATCTTCaactccagcacctccctgcagcccatcgTGAcgctgctgccctgcctgttCGCCAAGTCCTCCACAGCCTACAACCCTTTCATTTACTACATCTTCAGCAAAACCTTCCGCTGTGAGATTAAAAAGTTGCAGTGTTGCTGTGGCTGGCGAGTCCGTTACTTCAGCTCCGACAACTCCGCGGAGAATCCCGTGTCCATGATGTGGAGTGGGAGGGACAACGTCCGTCTCTCCTCGGCGGTCAAGCTGGAGAACCCGGGAGCTGCAGCTCGTTGAAACGCAGCCGCGGGTTCACAGCACAGGTCAAACCTGGGCTCAGTCCTGGGCCTAAATAAGTAGGGATGCAGCACGTGGGATTGTCACTGCACATCTTATGCCAAATACAGAGGTTTAATTATACATTTTTAAGCAACTCTCAAATATTGGCTTTAGACTAcacataaaaaaatctatttttttttaaaaacttccaCTTTAGAGGAAATAGATTTATGTACTAAACATAAAATCACGTAAACTAAACTTATTTTCAGGGAAGCAGCTATAATTAAAAgggaatttattatttttgtggtttttttcttatactcctgattttttaatgcaatttatcTGCCAGCTCTTGGCTCCAGCAGTAAAACAGCCATCAGAGGAAATCATAGGTTGCACACAAAGTGTTACCAAATAAATACAGCTGAGAGTGTAACTTTCAAGCAATACAGACTGAAAACCATATGGGGAGCAAGAAATATTCCCTGCCAGGGAAAGATGGTAACGTGGCTGCTCTCAAAGTGTCTTGTGGTTCCTTGCTCCCTCAGAGGTGTAGTTCCAACTCCTCAAAACACAAGTTCAAGGAGTCGAGCAGCCTTAGTTGGAAGAGGTTAGGTGGGAACGTGGCAGCCAGTGAAGAATGCCTTCTGTGTGTCCCAAATGGCACAGTGGGAAGTGAAGGATGCTCCCAGCAGAAGGAATGGTGCACTCGGGCGGTTTCTGGATGAGgcacagcagcttttctgcCATGAAAGCTGTTGGagcatttgttttaaatcatgATCGTTAgcgttggaaaagacctttaaaatcaccagcccagcacccccaccATTAagccatgtcctcaagtgccatacCCACATGTTTTcagaacaattccagggatggtgactccatcccttccctgggcagcctgttccaatgctttacaaccctttttCTGGAGGAGTGCTCTGTATAGGATGACACAAGGCATCCTCAAGATAACCTGACCAGCAGTAAATTGTCCTGCAGTGAGGTCTTGGCTCTCATGGCTTCCATGGGAGCTCCTGAGTTCCCCACTGGCTGGGGCTCTGATATGATTGCCACTGAAGACAGAGTCTGCTGATTCAGTTTAAAGGATAAGTACAATCACACCAGGTTTAGCCAAAGAGATTCTGGGGTGGAACTGATGAGCTCCTAGAGCTTAAATCTTTCTCCAACTTACTGTCTGTGATTTTAAAGGACACAATACCTACCCTCAGGGTTTGAAATCTCCGACAAAATATGGGTtggtggctgcagcagctcttgctTCCCCTGACCacata
This DNA window, taken from Pseudopipra pipra isolate bDixPip1 chromosome 3, bDixPip1.hap1, whole genome shotgun sequence, encodes the following:
- the LOC135412217 gene encoding opsin-5-like, which translates into the protein MMEEQYISKLHPVVDYGAGVFLLIIAILTILGNSAVLATAAKRSSLLKSPELLTVNLAVADIGMAISMYPLAIASAWNHAWLGGDASCIYYALMGFLFGVCSMMTLCAMAVIRFLITNSSKSNSNKITKNTIFILIAFIWLYSLLWAILPLVGWGYYGPEPFGISCTIAWSKFHNSSNGFSFILSMFLLCTVLPALTIVACYLGIAWKVHKAYQEIQNIDRIPNAAKLEKKLTLMAVLISVGFLSSWTPYAAASFWSIFNSSTSLQPIVTLLPCLFAKSSTAYNPFIYYIFSKTFRCEIKKLQCCCGWRVRYFSSDNSAENPVSMMWSGRDNVRLSSAVKLENPGAAAR